In the Mycosarcoma maydis chromosome 6, whole genome shotgun sequence genome, one interval contains:
- a CDS encoding uncharacterized protein (related to POP5 - subunit of both RNase MRP and nuclear RNase P), producing the protein MVRFKTRWLLLAIDDKPLSAASPFPPTSDNDSTYASTSVSALSAAQKQATLAHGAANVLTPQLITRLLRASLVCNFGDVAAGAFGGVLTCKYYSTHTGTAIVRCSRDAARLVWASATMIARPVEMKSDESESFPSGEKPSLRIRVVHCGGTIKKVQNKAIELDRKLIMRLRAKQKRLAGTTRQGQSPEKVVADALTANQCLIALSALPTGEDDEDLGEALDPNVSRSEAAAASDSIVPQVEHTIKHKPKAKEDSMDFETQALLQESRKLISSITM; encoded by the coding sequence ATGGTGCGCTTCAAAACACGCTGGCTGCTTCTTGCCATCGATGACAAGCCCCTTTCCGCAGCGTCGCCATTTCCCCCTACCAGCGACAACGATTCGACATACGCATCTACCTCAGTGTCAGCTCTTTCCGCTGCGCAAAAACAAGCTACGCTGGCGCATGGTGCGGCAAATGTTCTTACTCCGCAACTCATCACCCGACTACTACGAGCGTCGCTTGTGTGCAACTTTGGCGATGTGGCAGCTGGCGCATTCGGCGGTGTGCTGACGTGCAAGTACTATAGCACACATACGGGCACGGCCATCGTGCGATGTTCGCGTGATGCTGCCAGACTCGTGTGGGCTAGTGCAACAATGATTGCGCGCCCGGTAGAGATGAAAAGTGATGAGAGCGAGTCTTTTCCAAGTGGTGAGAAGCCATCGCTAAGGATTCGGGTGGTGCACTGCGGCGGTACGATCAAAAAGGTGCAAAACAAGGCAATCGAATTGGATAGGAAGCTCATCATGCGTCTCAGGGCAAAGCAAAAGAGACTTGCCGGCACCACAAGACAAGGGCAATCGCCAGAAAAGGTGGTCGCTGACGCATTGACTGCGAATCAATGTCTGATTGCACTATCGGCTCTGCCTACCGgcgaagatgacgaggatcTGGGCGAAGCACTCGATCCCAACGTTTCCCGATCtgaggctgctgccgcgTCAGACTCGATCGTACCGCAAGTGGAACATACCATCAAGCACAAACCAAAAGCAAAAGAAGACAGCATGGATTTCGAGACGCAAGCTCTGCTGCAAGAGTCACGGAAACTAATCAGCTCCATCACCATGTAA